One genomic region from Tripterygium wilfordii isolate XIE 37 chromosome 20, ASM1340144v1, whole genome shotgun sequence encodes:
- the LOC119986525 gene encoding 60S ribosomal protein L9-like, with the protein MKTILSSETMDIPEGVKIKVNAKVIEVEGPRGKLVRNFKHLNLDFQLITDEEGKRKLKIDAWFGSRKTSAAIRTALSHVENLITGVTKGYRYKMRFVYAHFPINASIANSNQSIEIRNFLGEKKVRKVDMLEGVTVVRSEKIKDELILDGNDIELVSRSAALINQKCHVKNKDIRKFLDGIYVSERGKIAEEE; encoded by the exons ATGAAGACCATACTTTCGTCGGAGACGATGGACATCCCAGAAGGGGTGAAGATCAAGGTCAACGCCAAGGTGATAGAGGTGGAGGGACCGAGGGGCAAGCTTGTTCGCAACTTCAAGCATCTCAACTTGGATTTCCAGCTCATCACTGACGAGGAAGGAAAGAGGAAACTCAAGATCGACGCCTGGTTCGGTTCTCGCAAGACCAGTGCTGCCATCCGCACTGCCCTCAGCCACGTCGAGAACCTCATTACCGGCGTCACCAAGGGATACCGTTACAAGATGCGCTTTGTGTACGCTCATTTTCCCATCAACGCCTCAATCGCTAACTCTAACCAATCCATCGAGATCCGCAATTTCCTTGGAGAGAAGAAG GTACGTAAGGTGGATATGCTTGAAGGTGTGACTGTTGTTCGGTCTGAGAAGATCAAGGATGAGCTCATATTGGATGGGAATGATATTGAGCTTGTCTCACGATCGGCTGCTCTGATAAACCAG AAATGCCATGTGAAGAACAAAGATATCCGAAAATTCCTTGATGGTATCTACGTCAGCGAGAGGGGCAAGATAGCTGAAGAGGAATGA
- the LOC119987054 gene encoding nuclear pore complex protein NUP98A-like isoform X1, with protein sequence MFGSTSPFGQSSSSPFGTQSVFGQNSGASNNPFAPNPFGNATPFGSQTGSSIFGGTSTGVFGATQSSSPFSSTTAFGASSSPFSTPAFGASSTPAFGSSSSSFGGSSVFGQKPAFGGFGSATQTTPFGSTTQQSQPAFGSSVFGSSSPFGISSQAAFGATSTPGFGTTSNPAFGAASTPAFGATGTPAFGATSTPAFGATSTPAFGSTSTPAFGSTGSAFGVSNSQMFGSGGAFGASSSPAFGSAGTPAFGASGTPAFGASGTPAFGASSTPSFNFGSSPAVGQSASAFGSSPFGNATAPFGAQSSPFGTQATASAFGSSTFGQSAGGMPRVGSRVAPYTPTTDTDSASGTQPTGKLESISAMPVYKDKSHEELRWEDYQVGDKGGPPPAGQSAAGVGFGAPAAQSSPFASSSTFGQTSANPFSSSTSSNLFASNSSGFGGQGFGSSSTPAGSSPFAPASSANPFSTSSVFGTTSASAFGSGSSPSVFGSSSSSTFGSSPSIFGSTSQTPSIFGSTSQATTPGFGSSINFGNTQTSPLFQSTAPSLGQTGSAFGQSTAPSFGQITTPSFGQQGGFSSSGFGGSFFSSASSMIPSSSPMGFGQITPSISTPFQPAQPPQTTGAFGFSNFGQTQAANTSGFGGTSNLFGQSNLGQFSATQGSTAGQPAPITNPFGTLPAVPQMSIGQAGAAPSVRYGISSMPVVEKPAPVRISSLLTSRHLSQRRIRWPARKYQSKNDGPQVPFFHDDVETVSTPKADALLIPRENPRALVIRPIDQWPSRSNAEKPSPLKDRSTPVHENGKASEEANIPADGDNNPVEDGIMKEQVHHKVNQKPNGVHDDHSVQKEDAYMTLSGHRAGEAAIVYEHGADIEALMPKLRRSDYYTEPRIQELAAKERAEPGFCRHVKDFVVGRHGYGSIKFLGETDVRRLDLEALIQFNNREVIVYMDESKKPPVGQGLNKSAEITLLNIKCFDKKTGQYTEGPKIEKYKEMLRRKAEDQGAEFVSYDAKKGEWKFRVNHFSTYKLEDDEDDWYTQTTSVC encoded by the exons GATCTTCTGTTTTTGGTCAGAAGCCTGCTTTTGGTGGTTTTGGCTCTGCTACTCAAACAACTCCTTTTGGAAGCACAACCCAGCAGTCTCAGCCTGCATTTGGCAGTAGTGTATTTGGTTCTTCCTCACCTTTTGGTATATCAAGTCAGGCTGCTTTTGGTGCCACAAGCACCCCTGGATTTGGTACCACGAGCAACCCTGCTTTTGGTGCAGCTAGCACTCCTGCCTTTGGTGCCACTGGCACTCCGGCATTTGGCGCCACTAGCACTCCGGCATTTGGCGCCACTAGCACTCCTGCCTTTGGTTCAACATCAACTCCGGCATTTGGTAGCACTGGTTCTGCATTCGGTGTGTCAAATTCTCAGATGTTCGGATCTGGGGGAGCATTTGGTGCTTCGAGCTCTCCTGCATTTGGTTCTGCGGGCACTCCTGCATTTGGTGCTTCAGGCACCCCTGCTTTTGGGGCTTCGGGCACCCCTGCTTTTGGGGCTTCAAGTACCCCATCCTTCAACTTTGGGTCCTCCCCTGCAGTTGGGCAATCAGCTTCTGCATTTGGTAGTAGCCCCTTTGGAAATGCTACTGCTCCTTTTGGAGCTCAGAGTTCCCCTTTTG GAACCCAGGCTACAGCGTCAGCATTTGGGAGTAGTACCTTTGGGCAGTCTGCCGGTGGAATGCCGCGTGTGGGAAGCAGGGTAGCCCCTTATACACCAACAACAGATACAGATAGTGCCAGTGGTACACAGCCTACTGGGAAGTTGGAGTCAATATCAGCCATGCCTGTCTACAAAGATAAAAGCCATGAGGAATTAAGATGGGAAGACTATCAAGTGGGAGATAAAG GTGGACCGCCCCCTGCTGGTCAATCTGCTGCTGGGGTTGGCTTTGGTGCTCCGGCTGCACAGTCCAGTCCTTTTGCTTCATCATCAACATTTGGTCAAACATCTGCAAATCCATTTTCTAGCTCGACTTCCTCCAACTTATTTGCTTCAAACTCTTCTGGGTTTGGTGGTCAAGGTTTTGGAAGTTCTTCAACCCCTGCAGGTTCTTCACCTTTTGCTCCTGCTTCTTCTGCCAACCCCTTTTCAACCTCATCTGTATTTGGAACAACTTCAGCATCTGCATTTGGGTCTGGTTCATCTCCTTCAGTTTTTGGATCATCAAGCTCATCAACATTTGGGTCGTCCCCTTCCATCTTTGGTTCTACATCTCAGACACCATCCATATTTGGCTCTACATCTCAGGCGACAACTCCAGGGTTCGGCTCCAGCATTAATTTCGGTAACACACAGACATCTCCCCTATTCCAGTCCACCGCACCTTCACTTGGACAGACgggttctgcttttggacagaGTACCGCCCCTTCCTTTGGACAGATTACCACCCCTTCCTTTGGTCAGCAGGGCGGATTCAGTTCTAGTGGTTTTGGGGGAAGCTTTTTCTCAAGTGCTTCATCAATGATTCCTTCAAGTAGTCCAATGGGTTTTGGCCAAATAACT CCTTCTATTTCGACGCCTTTTCAACCAGCTCAGCCTCCACAGACTACTGGTGCTTTTGGCTTCAGCAACTTTGGTCAGACACAAGCAG CTAATACAAGTGGCTTTGGTGGTACATCGAACCTTTTTGGTCAGAGCAATTTGGGACAGTT TTCTGCCACACAAGGCTCAACTGCCGGGCAACCGGCGCCCATTACAAATCCATTTGGAACACTCCCTGCAGTGCCCCAAATGTCAATTGGTCAAGCTGGAGCTGCCCCTTCAGTTCGATATGGAATTTCATCCATGCCT GTTGTTGAAAAGCCTGCTCCTGTGAGAATATCATCCTTATTGACTTCTCGACACCTTTCACAAAGGCGGATTAGGTGGCCTGCAAGGAAATATCAGTCTAAGAATGATGGTCCACAG GTTCCATTTTTCCATGATGATGTAGAAACAGTCAGCACGCCAAAGGCAGATGCTCTTTTAATTCCCAGGGAAAATCCAAGAGCTTTGGTTATTCGCCCCATAGACCAGTGGCCTTCAAGATCTAATGCGGAGAAACCATCTCCCTTGAAGGATAGGTCTACCCCAGTACATGAAAATG GTAAAGCATCGGAAGAAGCCAATATTCCTGCTGATGGAGACA ACAATCCAGTTGAAGATGGCATCATGAAGGAGCAAGTTCATCATAAAGTCAACCAGAAACCTAATGGAGTCCATGATGATCATTCTGTTCAGAAGGAGGATGCATATATGACACTCAGTGGCCACAGGGCTGGTGAGGCTGCAATTGTGTATGAACATGGGGCTGATATCGAGGCATTAATGCCAAAGCTTCGACGTTCTGATTACTACACAGAGCCTCGGATCCAGGAATTGGCTGCCAAGGAAAGGGCTGAACCGGGGTTTTGCAGGCATGTGAAGGACTTTGTGGTTGGACGACATGGATATGGCAGCATCAAGTTCTTGGGTGAGACAGATGTGAGACGACTTGATCTTGAGGCCTTGATTCAGTTTAATAACCGTGAGGTGATTGTATATATGGATGAAAGCAAGAAACCGCCTGTTGGGCAAGGTCTCAATAAGTCTGCCGAGATAACCCTTCTCAACATAAAATGCTTTGACAAAAAGACTGGACAGTATACAGAAGGGCCAAAGATTGAGAAATACAAGGAGATGCTTAGGAGGAAGGCTGAGGACCAAGGTGCAGAGTTTGTGTCCTATGACGCCAAAAAGGGGGAGTGGAAGTTCAGGGTCAACCACTTCAGTACTTACAAACTCGAGGATGACGAAGATGACTGGTATACTCAAACCACCTCAGTTTGCTGA
- the LOC119987054 gene encoding nuclear pore complex protein NUP98A-like isoform X2, with protein sequence MFGSTSPFGQSSSSPFGTQSVFGQNSGASNNPFAPNPFGNATPFGSQTGSSIFGGTSTGVFGATQSSSPFSSTTAFGASSSPFSTPAFGASSTPAFGSSSSSFGGSSVFGQKPAFGGFGSATQTTPFGSTTQQSQPAFGSSVFGSSSPFGISSQAAFGATSTPGFGTTSNPAFGAASTPAFGATGTPAFGATSTPAFGATSTPAFGSTSTPAFGSTGSAFGVSNSQMFGSGGAFGASSSPAFGSAGTPAFGASGTPAFGASGTPAFGASSTPSFNFGSSPAVGQSASAFGSSPFGNATAPFGAQSSPFGTQATASAFGSSTFGQSAGGMPRVGSRVAPYTPTTDTDSASGTQPTGKLESISAMPVYKDKSHEELRWEDYQVGDKGGPPPAGQSAAGVGFGAPAAQSSPFASSSTFGQTSANPFSSSTSSNLFASNSSGFGGQGFGSSSTPAGSSPFAPASSANPFSTSSVFGTTSASAFGSGSSPSVFGSSSSSTFGSSPSIFGSTSQTPSIFGSTSQATTPGFGSSINFGNTQTSPLFQSTAPSLGQTGSAFGQSTAPSFGQITTPSFGQQGGFSSSGFGGSFFSSASSMIPSSSPMGFGQITPSISTPFQPAQPPQTTGAFGFSNFGQTQAANTSGFGGTSNLFGQSNLGQFSATQGSTAGQPAPITNPFGTLPAVPQMSIGQAGAAPSVRYGISSMPVVEKPAPVRISSLLTSRHLSQRRIRWPARKYQSKNDGPQVPFFHDDVETVSTPKADALLIPRENPRALVIRPIDQWPSRSNAEKPSPLKDRSTPVHENGKASEEANIPADGDIEDGIMKEQVHHKVNQKPNGVHDDHSVQKEDAYMTLSGHRAGEAAIVYEHGADIEALMPKLRRSDYYTEPRIQELAAKERAEPGFCRHVKDFVVGRHGYGSIKFLGETDVRRLDLEALIQFNNREVIVYMDESKKPPVGQGLNKSAEITLLNIKCFDKKTGQYTEGPKIEKYKEMLRRKAEDQGAEFVSYDAKKGEWKFRVNHFSTYKLEDDEDDWYTQTTSVC encoded by the exons GATCTTCTGTTTTTGGTCAGAAGCCTGCTTTTGGTGGTTTTGGCTCTGCTACTCAAACAACTCCTTTTGGAAGCACAACCCAGCAGTCTCAGCCTGCATTTGGCAGTAGTGTATTTGGTTCTTCCTCACCTTTTGGTATATCAAGTCAGGCTGCTTTTGGTGCCACAAGCACCCCTGGATTTGGTACCACGAGCAACCCTGCTTTTGGTGCAGCTAGCACTCCTGCCTTTGGTGCCACTGGCACTCCGGCATTTGGCGCCACTAGCACTCCGGCATTTGGCGCCACTAGCACTCCTGCCTTTGGTTCAACATCAACTCCGGCATTTGGTAGCACTGGTTCTGCATTCGGTGTGTCAAATTCTCAGATGTTCGGATCTGGGGGAGCATTTGGTGCTTCGAGCTCTCCTGCATTTGGTTCTGCGGGCACTCCTGCATTTGGTGCTTCAGGCACCCCTGCTTTTGGGGCTTCGGGCACCCCTGCTTTTGGGGCTTCAAGTACCCCATCCTTCAACTTTGGGTCCTCCCCTGCAGTTGGGCAATCAGCTTCTGCATTTGGTAGTAGCCCCTTTGGAAATGCTACTGCTCCTTTTGGAGCTCAGAGTTCCCCTTTTG GAACCCAGGCTACAGCGTCAGCATTTGGGAGTAGTACCTTTGGGCAGTCTGCCGGTGGAATGCCGCGTGTGGGAAGCAGGGTAGCCCCTTATACACCAACAACAGATACAGATAGTGCCAGTGGTACACAGCCTACTGGGAAGTTGGAGTCAATATCAGCCATGCCTGTCTACAAAGATAAAAGCCATGAGGAATTAAGATGGGAAGACTATCAAGTGGGAGATAAAG GTGGACCGCCCCCTGCTGGTCAATCTGCTGCTGGGGTTGGCTTTGGTGCTCCGGCTGCACAGTCCAGTCCTTTTGCTTCATCATCAACATTTGGTCAAACATCTGCAAATCCATTTTCTAGCTCGACTTCCTCCAACTTATTTGCTTCAAACTCTTCTGGGTTTGGTGGTCAAGGTTTTGGAAGTTCTTCAACCCCTGCAGGTTCTTCACCTTTTGCTCCTGCTTCTTCTGCCAACCCCTTTTCAACCTCATCTGTATTTGGAACAACTTCAGCATCTGCATTTGGGTCTGGTTCATCTCCTTCAGTTTTTGGATCATCAAGCTCATCAACATTTGGGTCGTCCCCTTCCATCTTTGGTTCTACATCTCAGACACCATCCATATTTGGCTCTACATCTCAGGCGACAACTCCAGGGTTCGGCTCCAGCATTAATTTCGGTAACACACAGACATCTCCCCTATTCCAGTCCACCGCACCTTCACTTGGACAGACgggttctgcttttggacagaGTACCGCCCCTTCCTTTGGACAGATTACCACCCCTTCCTTTGGTCAGCAGGGCGGATTCAGTTCTAGTGGTTTTGGGGGAAGCTTTTTCTCAAGTGCTTCATCAATGATTCCTTCAAGTAGTCCAATGGGTTTTGGCCAAATAACT CCTTCTATTTCGACGCCTTTTCAACCAGCTCAGCCTCCACAGACTACTGGTGCTTTTGGCTTCAGCAACTTTGGTCAGACACAAGCAG CTAATACAAGTGGCTTTGGTGGTACATCGAACCTTTTTGGTCAGAGCAATTTGGGACAGTT TTCTGCCACACAAGGCTCAACTGCCGGGCAACCGGCGCCCATTACAAATCCATTTGGAACACTCCCTGCAGTGCCCCAAATGTCAATTGGTCAAGCTGGAGCTGCCCCTTCAGTTCGATATGGAATTTCATCCATGCCT GTTGTTGAAAAGCCTGCTCCTGTGAGAATATCATCCTTATTGACTTCTCGACACCTTTCACAAAGGCGGATTAGGTGGCCTGCAAGGAAATATCAGTCTAAGAATGATGGTCCACAG GTTCCATTTTTCCATGATGATGTAGAAACAGTCAGCACGCCAAAGGCAGATGCTCTTTTAATTCCCAGGGAAAATCCAAGAGCTTTGGTTATTCGCCCCATAGACCAGTGGCCTTCAAGATCTAATGCGGAGAAACCATCTCCCTTGAAGGATAGGTCTACCCCAGTACATGAAAATG GTAAAGCATCGGAAGAAGCCAATATTCCTGCTGATGGAGACA TTGAAGATGGCATCATGAAGGAGCAAGTTCATCATAAAGTCAACCAGAAACCTAATGGAGTCCATGATGATCATTCTGTTCAGAAGGAGGATGCATATATGACACTCAGTGGCCACAGGGCTGGTGAGGCTGCAATTGTGTATGAACATGGGGCTGATATCGAGGCATTAATGCCAAAGCTTCGACGTTCTGATTACTACACAGAGCCTCGGATCCAGGAATTGGCTGCCAAGGAAAGGGCTGAACCGGGGTTTTGCAGGCATGTGAAGGACTTTGTGGTTGGACGACATGGATATGGCAGCATCAAGTTCTTGGGTGAGACAGATGTGAGACGACTTGATCTTGAGGCCTTGATTCAGTTTAATAACCGTGAGGTGATTGTATATATGGATGAAAGCAAGAAACCGCCTGTTGGGCAAGGTCTCAATAAGTCTGCCGAGATAACCCTTCTCAACATAAAATGCTTTGACAAAAAGACTGGACAGTATACAGAAGGGCCAAAGATTGAGAAATACAAGGAGATGCTTAGGAGGAAGGCTGAGGACCAAGGTGCAGAGTTTGTGTCCTATGACGCCAAAAAGGGGGAGTGGAAGTTCAGGGTCAACCACTTCAGTACTTACAAACTCGAGGATGACGAAGATGACTGGTATACTCAAACCACCTCAGTTTGCTGA
- the LOC119987519 gene encoding WAT1-related protein At5g07050-like, which yields MVLVQIVYGGSNILVKVALEKGLNQLVFVVYRHIIATLLLGSLAYVIEKRKQGPSLSFSAMMVIFVLASLGTTIHLNVFYIGIEYTSATVATALNNVVPTILLPSCTMEKVEITDARGQAKVLGTVICIGGSLIFTFWNGGYQLIGFETRPLRLEN from the exons ATGGTGCTTGTTCAAATAGTTTATGGTGGATCAAATATCCTGGTGAAAGTTGCTCTTGAGAAGGGATTGAATCAACTAGTCTTTGTCGTCTACCGCCACATAATCGCCACGCTTTTGTTAGGATCCTTGGCTTATGTAATTGAAAAAAG GAAGCAGGGCCCGTCCCTTTCGTTTTCAGCGATGATGGTGATTTTTGTTCTGGCATCACTTGGGACAACAATCCATCTGAATGTTTTCTACATTGGTATAGAATACACCTCTGCGACTGTCGCAACTGCTTTGAACAATGTCGTCCCTA CAATCTTATTGCCATCTTGCACGATGGAGAAGGTGGAGATTACAGATGCCAGAGGTCAAGCTAAGGTGTTGGGTACGGTCATTTGCATCGGTGGTTCGCTGATATTTACCTTCTGGAATGGAGGATATCAGTTGATAGGCTTTGAGACAAGGCCATTGAGGCTGGAAAACTAA